A genomic region of Venturia canescens isolate UGA chromosome 7, ASM1945775v1, whole genome shotgun sequence contains the following coding sequences:
- the LOC122413533 gene encoding uncharacterized protein isoform X1: MRLFKRPSTSPQLVSATPIPQDGNSIEKPEDKQANQEEASTRLNVVERASLNERNNETPAPTSSFSARKGISTWGKKVGRRWDQLKRSESSELLSVSGRRRRWSPNRKSLCDTPDASSEPRPDESSGSGLGKPKRISRVESLRNLFRASDRCSGENGSGQTKKRGLTIEEEEDDVGELGHYKMEKAFSDGALRNVMDARFTAYRSEALIERKNQISRNIRNLQEQQRVFDYILDNQEIIKTDEGMALVRETLDNARSNPREGSASSVEVKHENGTQSRNSDKIRPGSADCGKISSVRRTLFDGGNNERKENRRSLNVGGLEDLMCTLRLGCDESGYDSDSTRAGADSPDSENALPSTMKPRSFSITSQDYTGIDLSLPMSTPKKKKREPATVEELPVESIAASANDDDAREIEKCEMHHEAAESIADSSFDESVRTDTTLMSEDDGDDNDDSDSCDETAFPELNFSPYYHPRIEIPVKCTPAKVSSKTNVPSGPRAKLQNLQRCAVSQVNTRGRKASNASLINLLENAASPCKESPPALKIIANEALDRVRYYSPKRSRSSMESGESEVIERKPIKRPVPPTPPTQPAGAVLSGSKTAGRRELKTVKIRVEGSASLGIKLEKQEAVRPFYVVCSLDGNGEAAKSKQIRVGDEVVRICGRRIRGMSAIEARNALKNSLGTVELQIAREPSYSSSRELGDTWGGETLSRTRSDSEVWTLKDTTNEPRSPLDLTHRTQIISPLQKMSKSVSTTAMSSTPERSNDPGLKITGMRKFQVMRKRNSMPAVRSRRAGSTATSLMTDLLTVALEKGATKKLGFSIVGGSDSNKGNMGIFVKDVMNGGQAAEEGTLRSGDEILAVNGHLMEGLTHAKALQIFKLAKPGPLMLHVARRDPTHKRYLAHSKSYDCLAKLTECGEE; the protein is encoded by the exons ATGCGCCTCTTCAAGCGACCGAGCACGAGCCCTCAGCTCGTATCAGCAACTCCAATTCCACAGGACGGCAACTCGATCGAGAAACCTGAGGACAAACAGGCCAATCAGGAAGAAGCATCGACGCGATTGAACGTCGTTGAAAGAGCGTCACTAAATGAAAGGAACAATGAAACGCCCGCTCCAACGTCTTCCTTTTCTGCCCGCAAAG GTATTTCGACGTGGGGGAAAAAAGTTGGTCGGAGATGGGACCAGCTGAAAAGATCGGAAAGCTCGGAACTGCTTTCCGTCTCGGGTCGGAGGCGTCGATGGAGTCCGAACCGAAAATCCCTCTGCGACACTCCGGACGCGTCCAGCGAG CCCCGGCCGGACGAGTCCTCGGGCTCCGGTCTCGGCAAACCAAAGCGAATATCGAGAGTCGAATCGCTGCGAAATTTGTTCAGGGCGAGCGACCGATGTTCCGGGGAGAACGGGAGCGGCCAGACGAAAAAACGCGGCTTGACGATCGAGGAAGAAGAGGACGACGTTGGGGAGCTGGGCCACTACAAAATGGAAAAAGCTTTCAGCGACGGAGCTCTGAGGAACGTGATGGACGCGAGATTCACGGCGTACCGGAGCGAGGCCCTTATCGAGAGGAAAAATCAGATCAGTCGCAATATTCGAAACTTGCAGGAGCAACAGCGGGTTTTCGACTACATTCTCGATAACCAAGAAATCATTAAAACGGACGAGGGCATGGCTCTCGTTCGAGAAACTTTGGACAACGCCCGGAGCAATCCGCGCGAGGGCAGCGCATCTAGCGTAGAAGTGAAACACGAAAACGGTACGCAATCCCGCAACTCGGACAAGATTCGACCAGGAAGCGCGGATTGTGGCAAAATTAGCAGCGTCAGAAGGACCCTTTTCGATGGCGGAAACAACGAGAG GAAAGAGAATCGAAGATCGTTGAACGTCGGTGGATTGGAAGATTTGATGTGCACCCTGAGACTGGGCTGCGACGAGAGCGGTTACGATTCCGACAGCACGAGAGCCGGCGCCGATTCTCCGGACAGCGAAAACGCCTTGCCCTCGACGATGAAGCCTCGAAGTTTTTCCATAACCTCACAAGATTACACGGGAATAGATTTATCCTTGCCTATGAGTAcgccgaaaaaaaagaagcgcGAGCCCGCCACCGTGGAGGAACTTCCGGTGGAATCGATCGCAGCATCGGCCAACGATGACGATGCCCGAGAAATCGAAAAGTGCGAGATGCACCACGAGGCGGCGGAAAGTATTGCGGACAGTTCGTTCGACGAATCGGTAAGAACGGACACGACCCTGATGTCGGAGGACGACGGCGACGATAACGACGATTCCGACAGTTGCGATGAAACGGCTTTCCCGGAGCTGAATTTCTCGCCATATTATCATCCGCGTATCGAAATTCCTGTCAAGTGTACCCCCGCCAAAGTGAGCTCTAAAACGAACGTCCCCTCGGGACCTCGCGCGAAGCTACAGAATTTACAAAGATGCGCTGTGAGTCAGGTGAACACGAGGGGACGCAAAGCTTCGAACGCGAGCTTGATAAATCTGTTGGAGAACGCAGCATCGCCCTGCAAAGAGAGTCCTCCGGCGTTGAAAATAATAGCCAACGAAGCCCTCGATCGGGTGCGCTATTACAGCCCGAAGAGATCGCGATCGAGCATGGAATCGGGTGAGAGCGAGGTGATCGAGAGAAAACCAATAAAAAGGCCCGTTCCTCCGACACCGCCAACGCAGCCCGCGGGAGCAGTCCTTTCGGGGAGCAAAACAGCGGGGAGACGGGAGCTCAAAACGGTGAAAATTCGAGTCGAAGGATCCGCGAGTCTGGGAATAAAGCTCGAGAAGCAGGAAGCCGTACGACCGTTTTACGTCGTTTGTAGTCTCGATGGGAACGGTGAAGCTGCCAAATCGAAACAGATACGCGTGGGTGACGAGGTCGTGAGAATTTGCGGGCGTAGAATCCGCGGCATGTCGGCAATCGAGGCGAGAAACGCGCTCAAGAACTCGCTCGGTACGGTAGAGCTGCAGATCGCCAGGGAGCCGAGCTACAGTTCGAGTCGCGAGCTCGGAGACACTTGGGGCGGTGAAACGCTCTCGCGAACACGCAGCGATTCGGAGGTTTGGACGCTGAAGGACACGACGAACGAGCCTCGCTCTCCCTTGGACTTGACCCATCGCACTCAGATCATTTCGCCCTTACAAAAAATGAGCAAAAGCGTATCGACGACCGCGATGTCGAGTACGCCCGAGCGCAGCAACGACCCGGGCCTCAAGATCACCGggatgagaaaatttcaagttatGCGGAAAAGGAATTCCATGCCGGCTGTGAGATCCCGAAGAGCAGGATCGACCGCGACGAGTCTCATGACAGATCTGTTGACGGTTGCCCTGGAAAAGGGAGCCACGAAAAAATTGGGCTTTTCTATCGTCGGCGGTTCCGACAGCAACAAAGGGAACATGGGCATATTCGTCAAGGACGTCATGAACGGTGGTCAAGCTGCGGAAGAGGGCACTCTGCGTTCCGGCGACGAAATCCTCGCGGTCAACGGACACCTCATGGAAGGACTCACCCACGCGAAAGCCCTACAAATCTTCAAACTTGCCAAACCCGGACCGTTGATGCTGCACGTCGCTCGACGAGATCCAACGCACAAACG ATATCTTGCTCATTCAAAATCGTACGATTGTCTTGCGAAACTGACAGAGTGCGGAGAAGAGTGA
- the LOC122413533 gene encoding uncharacterized protein isoform X2, giving the protein MRLFKRPSTSPQLVSATPIPQDGNSIEKPEDKQANQEEASTRLNVVERASLNERNNETPAPTSSFSARKGISTWGKKVGRRWDQLKRSESSELLSVSGRRRRWSPNRKSLCDTPDASSEPRPDESSGSGLGKPKRISRVESLRNLFRASDRCSGENGSGQTKKRGLTIEEEEDDVGELGHYKMEKAFSDGALRNVMDARFTAYRSEALIERKNQISRNIRNLQEQQRVFDYILDNQEIIKTDEGMALVRETLDNARSNPREGSASSVEVKHENGTQSRNSDKIRPGSADCGKISSVRRTLFDGGNNERKENRRSLNVGGLEDLMCTLRLGCDESGYDSDSTRAGADSPDSENALPSTMKPRSFSITSQDYTGIDLSLPMSTPKKKKREPATVEELPVESIAASANDDDAREIEKCEMHHEAAESIADSSFDESVRTDTTLMSEDDGDDNDDSDSCDETAFPELNFSPYYHPRIEIPVKCTPAKVSSKTNVPSGPRAKLQNLQRCAVSQVNTRGRKASNASLINLLENAASPCKESPPALKIIANEALDRVRYYSPKRSRSSMESGESEVIERKPIKRPVPPTPPTQPAGAVLSGSKTAGRRELKTVKIRVEGSASLGIKLEKQEAVRPFYVVCSLDGNGEAAKSKQIRVGDEVVRICGRRIRGMSAIEARNALKNSLGTVELQIAREPSYSSSRELGDTWGGETLSRTRSDSEVWTLKDTTNEPRSPLDLTHRTQIISPLQKMSKSVSTTAMSSTPERSNDPGLKITGMRKFQVMRKRNSMPAVRSRRAGSTATSLMTDLLTVALEKGATKKLGFSIVGGSDSNKGNMGIFVKDVMNGGQAAEEGTLRSGDEILAVNGHLMEGLTHAKALQIFKLAKPGPLMLHVARRDPTHKRLFE; this is encoded by the exons ATGCGCCTCTTCAAGCGACCGAGCACGAGCCCTCAGCTCGTATCAGCAACTCCAATTCCACAGGACGGCAACTCGATCGAGAAACCTGAGGACAAACAGGCCAATCAGGAAGAAGCATCGACGCGATTGAACGTCGTTGAAAGAGCGTCACTAAATGAAAGGAACAATGAAACGCCCGCTCCAACGTCTTCCTTTTCTGCCCGCAAAG GTATTTCGACGTGGGGGAAAAAAGTTGGTCGGAGATGGGACCAGCTGAAAAGATCGGAAAGCTCGGAACTGCTTTCCGTCTCGGGTCGGAGGCGTCGATGGAGTCCGAACCGAAAATCCCTCTGCGACACTCCGGACGCGTCCAGCGAG CCCCGGCCGGACGAGTCCTCGGGCTCCGGTCTCGGCAAACCAAAGCGAATATCGAGAGTCGAATCGCTGCGAAATTTGTTCAGGGCGAGCGACCGATGTTCCGGGGAGAACGGGAGCGGCCAGACGAAAAAACGCGGCTTGACGATCGAGGAAGAAGAGGACGACGTTGGGGAGCTGGGCCACTACAAAATGGAAAAAGCTTTCAGCGACGGAGCTCTGAGGAACGTGATGGACGCGAGATTCACGGCGTACCGGAGCGAGGCCCTTATCGAGAGGAAAAATCAGATCAGTCGCAATATTCGAAACTTGCAGGAGCAACAGCGGGTTTTCGACTACATTCTCGATAACCAAGAAATCATTAAAACGGACGAGGGCATGGCTCTCGTTCGAGAAACTTTGGACAACGCCCGGAGCAATCCGCGCGAGGGCAGCGCATCTAGCGTAGAAGTGAAACACGAAAACGGTACGCAATCCCGCAACTCGGACAAGATTCGACCAGGAAGCGCGGATTGTGGCAAAATTAGCAGCGTCAGAAGGACCCTTTTCGATGGCGGAAACAACGAGAG GAAAGAGAATCGAAGATCGTTGAACGTCGGTGGATTGGAAGATTTGATGTGCACCCTGAGACTGGGCTGCGACGAGAGCGGTTACGATTCCGACAGCACGAGAGCCGGCGCCGATTCTCCGGACAGCGAAAACGCCTTGCCCTCGACGATGAAGCCTCGAAGTTTTTCCATAACCTCACAAGATTACACGGGAATAGATTTATCCTTGCCTATGAGTAcgccgaaaaaaaagaagcgcGAGCCCGCCACCGTGGAGGAACTTCCGGTGGAATCGATCGCAGCATCGGCCAACGATGACGATGCCCGAGAAATCGAAAAGTGCGAGATGCACCACGAGGCGGCGGAAAGTATTGCGGACAGTTCGTTCGACGAATCGGTAAGAACGGACACGACCCTGATGTCGGAGGACGACGGCGACGATAACGACGATTCCGACAGTTGCGATGAAACGGCTTTCCCGGAGCTGAATTTCTCGCCATATTATCATCCGCGTATCGAAATTCCTGTCAAGTGTACCCCCGCCAAAGTGAGCTCTAAAACGAACGTCCCCTCGGGACCTCGCGCGAAGCTACAGAATTTACAAAGATGCGCTGTGAGTCAGGTGAACACGAGGGGACGCAAAGCTTCGAACGCGAGCTTGATAAATCTGTTGGAGAACGCAGCATCGCCCTGCAAAGAGAGTCCTCCGGCGTTGAAAATAATAGCCAACGAAGCCCTCGATCGGGTGCGCTATTACAGCCCGAAGAGATCGCGATCGAGCATGGAATCGGGTGAGAGCGAGGTGATCGAGAGAAAACCAATAAAAAGGCCCGTTCCTCCGACACCGCCAACGCAGCCCGCGGGAGCAGTCCTTTCGGGGAGCAAAACAGCGGGGAGACGGGAGCTCAAAACGGTGAAAATTCGAGTCGAAGGATCCGCGAGTCTGGGAATAAAGCTCGAGAAGCAGGAAGCCGTACGACCGTTTTACGTCGTTTGTAGTCTCGATGGGAACGGTGAAGCTGCCAAATCGAAACAGATACGCGTGGGTGACGAGGTCGTGAGAATTTGCGGGCGTAGAATCCGCGGCATGTCGGCAATCGAGGCGAGAAACGCGCTCAAGAACTCGCTCGGTACGGTAGAGCTGCAGATCGCCAGGGAGCCGAGCTACAGTTCGAGTCGCGAGCTCGGAGACACTTGGGGCGGTGAAACGCTCTCGCGAACACGCAGCGATTCGGAGGTTTGGACGCTGAAGGACACGACGAACGAGCCTCGCTCTCCCTTGGACTTGACCCATCGCACTCAGATCATTTCGCCCTTACAAAAAATGAGCAAAAGCGTATCGACGACCGCGATGTCGAGTACGCCCGAGCGCAGCAACGACCCGGGCCTCAAGATCACCGggatgagaaaatttcaagttatGCGGAAAAGGAATTCCATGCCGGCTGTGAGATCCCGAAGAGCAGGATCGACCGCGACGAGTCTCATGACAGATCTGTTGACGGTTGCCCTGGAAAAGGGAGCCACGAAAAAATTGGGCTTTTCTATCGTCGGCGGTTCCGACAGCAACAAAGGGAACATGGGCATATTCGTCAAGGACGTCATGAACGGTGGTCAAGCTGCGGAAGAGGGCACTCTGCGTTCCGGCGACGAAATCCTCGCGGTCAACGGACACCTCATGGAAGGACTCACCCACGCGAAAGCCCTACAAATCTTCAAACTTGCCAAACCCGGACCGTTGATGCTGCACGTCGCTCGACGAGATCCAACGCACAAACGGTTGTTTGAATAA